The Castor canadensis chromosome 13, mCasCan1.hap1v2, whole genome shotgun sequence genome has a window encoding:
- the Rpp25l gene encoding ribonuclease P protein subunit p25-like protein, whose translation MEHYRKAGSVELPAPSPMPQLPPDTLEMRVRDGSKIRNLLGLALGRLEGGSARHVVFSGSGRAAGKAVSCAEIVKRRVPGLHQLTKLRFLQTEDSWVPTSPDTGLDPLTVRRHVPAVWVLLSRDPLDPSECGYQPPGAPPGLGSMPSSSYGPRPRRRARETRS comes from the coding sequence ATGGAGCACTACCGGAAAGCTGGCTCAGTAGAGCTCCCAGCACCTTCCCCAATGCCCCAGCTACCTCCGGACACCCTGGAGATGCGAGTCCGAGATGGCAGCAAAATTCGAAACCTTCTGGGGCTGGCACTGGGTCGGTTGGAGGGCGGCAGCGCAAGGCATGTGGTGTTCTCAGGTTCTGGCCGGGCTGCAGGGAAGGCTGTCAGCTGCGCTGAGATTGTCAAACGGCGAGTCCCAGGCCTGCATCAGCTCACCAAACTGCGTTTCCTGCAGACAGAGGACAGCTGGGTCCCAACCTCACCTGATACAGGTCTAGACCCCCTCACAGTGCGCCGCCATGTGCCTGCAGTGTGGGTATTGCTCAGTCGAGACCCCCTGGACCCCAGTGAGTGTGGCTACCAGCCCCCAGGAGCACCCCCTGGTCTGGGCTCCATGCCTAGCTCCAGCTATGGCCCCCGGCCCCGGAGAAGAGCCCGAGAGACACGATCCTGA